One genomic window of Bactrocera dorsalis isolate Fly_Bdor chromosome 4, ASM2337382v1, whole genome shotgun sequence includes the following:
- the Y1552 gene encoding uncharacterized protein CG1552 isoform X2 produces the protein MKCLSCLLILMYLGACAAFGQYHMRHYNSRQVDSSEEDDTNTVLRSYRRCMWEQSKFLPRRLVLLSLCANLFCENNQIVPRSSCLDILPDQCEQGDEEELMYKPFPDCCPVYCNLKRRMQRLKTMHYRHRKLLNLQQQQAQSDLMLGNYNVDDLGFR, from the exons ATGAAGTGTCTTAGTTGCCTATTGATTTTAATGTACCTTGGCGCCTGTGCAGCCTTCGGTCAGTATCACATGCGACACTATAACAGCCGACAAGTAGACTCCAGTGAGGAGGATGACACGAATACAGTGTTGC GCTCCTATCGCCGCTGCATGTGGGAACAATCGAAATTTCTACCGCGTCGCCTGGTGTTGCTCAGCTTATGTGCgaatttgttttgtgaaaataatcaaaTCGTACCACGTTCCAG CTGCCTGGACATTTTGCCCGATCAATGCGAGCAAGGCGATGAGGAGGAGCTTATGTATAAACCCTTCCCGGATTGCTGCCCCGTCTATTGTAATCTCAAAAGACGCATGCAACGCCTGAAGACAATGCACTACCGACATCGGAAACTTTtgaatttgcaacaacaacaagcgcagtCAGATTTAATGCTTGGTAACTACAACGTGGATGATCTGGGCTTCAGATAA
- the Y1552 gene encoding uncharacterized protein CG1552 isoform X1 encodes MKCLSCLLILMYLGACAAFGQYHMRHYNSRQVDSSEEDDTNTVLRSYRRCMWEQSKFLPRRLVLLSLCANLFCENNQIVPRSRSIFVVEKMSRPNDCLDILPDQCEQGDEEELMYKPFPDCCPVYCNLKRRMQRLKTMHYRHRKLLNLQQQQAQSDLMLGNYNVDDLGFR; translated from the exons ATGAAGTGTCTTAGTTGCCTATTGATTTTAATGTACCTTGGCGCCTGTGCAGCCTTCGGTCAGTATCACATGCGACACTATAACAGCCGACAAGTAGACTCCAGTGAGGAGGATGACACGAATACAGTGTTGC GCTCCTATCGCCGCTGCATGTGGGAACAATCGAAATTTCTACCGCGTCGCCTGGTGTTGCTCAGCTTATGTGCgaatttgttttgtgaaaataatcaaaTCGTACCACGTTCCAGGTCTATTTTTGTAGTGGAAAAGATGTCTAGACCCAACGA CTGCCTGGACATTTTGCCCGATCAATGCGAGCAAGGCGATGAGGAGGAGCTTATGTATAAACCCTTCCCGGATTGCTGCCCCGTCTATTGTAATCTCAAAAGACGCATGCAACGCCTGAAGACAATGCACTACCGACATCGGAAACTTTtgaatttgcaacaacaacaagcgcagtCAGATTTAATGCTTGGTAACTACAACGTGGATGATCTGGGCTTCAGATAA